One part of the Tunicatimonas pelagia genome encodes these proteins:
- a CDS encoding alpha-1,4-glucan--maltose-1-phosphate maltosyltransferase, with protein sequence MPTAKATKPKNKSKNKSLNSLNSIQGKQRVIITNVDPQVHDNYFPVKRSVGEAVHVTADIFADSHDIVRSLVQFRKEGDQGWQEVPMNPFMNDRWSATFIPESAGFYEFTVLGYIDHYASWQHGLRKKHEAKQDISVEILIGAEMIEDVAKHADGQDQHQLNDIASRLRNTLDAEEGVIMALSDGVTQLVDKYYDRSNASHYAPAISVEVERKKALFSTWYEFFPRSTSRERGKHGNFQTAKAILPRVAEMGFDVVYLPPIHPIGKKHRKGLNNALTANPGDPGSCWAIGSDEGGHKSIHPELGTLKDFQDFIWAAGEHNIEVALDIAFQCAPDHPYVKEHPQWFKWRPDGTVQYAENPPKKYQDILPINFETEDWQNLWQELKSIIEYWVDKGVTIFRIDNPHTKSFRFWQWCIKEIRTKNPEIIFLAEAFTRPRIMEWLAKSGFNQSYTYFTWRQNPHELREYVLELTQGPMRNYFRPNFWPNTPDILTPDLVHGGEPAHIMRLVLAATLSSNYGLYGPVYEFGINTPYPGKEEYLDSEKYEVKHWDWEAETRIREIITIINQVRKDNPALQSTANVLFAEVQNDQILAYAKKDAATGNTMFMVVNMDPYHTQSAYLKVPMYELGMDFNKPYRVEDQISGAHYTWHGEWNYVELNPFQIPVHVFKVIQD encoded by the coding sequence ATGCCAACTGCAAAAGCTACCAAACCGAAAAACAAAAGTAAAAACAAGTCTCTTAATTCATTAAATAGTATTCAAGGCAAGCAGCGGGTTATCATTACCAACGTTGACCCGCAGGTACACGATAATTACTTTCCGGTAAAGCGATCGGTGGGTGAGGCGGTACACGTTACGGCTGACATTTTTGCCGACAGTCACGATATAGTTCGTTCGTTGGTTCAATTTCGAAAAGAGGGAGACCAAGGGTGGCAAGAAGTACCGATGAACCCGTTTATGAACGACCGCTGGTCGGCAACGTTCATTCCTGAATCTGCCGGGTTTTACGAGTTTACGGTTCTAGGATATATTGATCACTATGCTTCTTGGCAGCACGGGCTGCGTAAAAAGCACGAGGCTAAGCAAGATATATCGGTAGAGATACTGATCGGAGCCGAAATGATAGAAGATGTTGCCAAACATGCCGACGGTCAAGATCAGCATCAACTCAATGATATAGCCAGTCGGCTTCGCAATACACTAGATGCCGAAGAAGGTGTTATTATGGCGTTGAGTGATGGGGTAACTCAGCTTGTAGATAAATACTACGATCGGAGCAATGCCAGCCACTACGCTCCAGCTATTTCTGTGGAAGTAGAGCGAAAAAAGGCCTTGTTCAGTACTTGGTACGAATTTTTCCCGCGTTCTACTTCGCGGGAGCGGGGCAAGCACGGAAATTTTCAGACCGCGAAGGCGATTCTGCCACGTGTTGCTGAAATGGGGTTTGACGTAGTGTATTTGCCACCCATTCACCCCATTGGCAAGAAGCACCGCAAAGGGTTAAATAATGCGCTTACGGCGAATCCGGGCGATCCGGGTTCTTGTTGGGCTATTGGCTCTGATGAGGGAGGGCATAAGTCTATTCACCCTGAGTTGGGTACCTTAAAAGATTTTCAAGATTTTATTTGGGCAGCGGGTGAACATAATATTGAGGTGGCACTGGATATTGCCTTTCAATGTGCCCCCGATCATCCCTACGTGAAGGAGCACCCACAGTGGTTTAAGTGGCGACCAGACGGTACAGTGCAATATGCAGAGAATCCCCCTAAGAAGTACCAAGACATTCTGCCGATCAACTTTGAAACCGAAGACTGGCAGAATCTTTGGCAGGAACTGAAGAGTATTATTGAGTACTGGGTAGATAAAGGAGTGACTATCTTTCGTATTGATAACCCACATACCAAATCGTTTCGGTTTTGGCAGTGGTGTATCAAAGAAATCAGAACCAAGAATCCTGAAATTATTTTTCTGGCCGAGGCGTTTACCCGCCCTCGCATTATGGAGTGGTTGGCAAAAAGTGGATTTAATCAGTCGTATACCTACTTCACTTGGCGACAGAACCCGCATGAGCTGCGGGAATACGTGCTGGAACTTACGCAGGGGCCAATGCGAAACTATTTTCGCCCTAATTTCTGGCCGAATACGCCCGATATTCTTACGCCCGATTTGGTACACGGCGGAGAGCCCGCGCACATTATGCGCTTAGTTCTGGCGGCTACCCTTTCTTCTAACTATGGTTTGTACGGCCCAGTATACGAATTTGGTATCAATACTCCCTACCCGGGAAAGGAGGAGTACCTCGATTCAGAAAAGTACGAAGTCAAGCACTGGGATTGGGAAGCGGAGACCCGAATTCGGGAGATTATCACCATCATTAACCAAGTACGAAAAGATAATCCGGCATTGCAGAGCACCGCAAATGTACTATTTGCCGAGGTGCAAAACGATCAGATACTGGCGTATGCAAAGAAGGATGCCGCTACCGGAAATACCATGTTTATGGTTGTGAATATGGACCCCTACCACACACAAAGTGCTTATTTGAAGGTGCCGATGTATGAATTAGGAATGGATTTCAATAAGCCTTATCGGGTGGAAGATCAGATTAGTGGGGCGCATTACACGTGGCACGGAGAATGGAACTACGTAGAACTTAATCCGTTCCAAATTCCGGTTCACGTTTTTAAAGTAATTCAGGACTAA
- a CDS encoding alpha-amylase family glycosyl hydrolase — MKTAEKLAGMGAIPTSEGVAFRVWAPNAQAVRVTGIFCDWNQEGPSLEAEENGYWYAFVPKASVGDEYKFLIQSPQDDWLYRNDPYARQLTNSDGNSIIYDSSRFNWQDDSFELPPWNQCIIYEMHIGTFHVTEEGQPGTFASAIEKLPYLKDLGVNVIELMPTAEFPGDYSWGYNPAYPFAVEEAYGGPNALKELVRAAHEHGIGVILDVVYNHFGPTDIDLWRFDGWSENDGGGIYFYNDNRADTPWGSTRPDYGRAEVRNYLRDNALMWLEDFRMDGLRLDGTMFMRSQDGGYSHVADLDIPEAWDFFRDLNNEISTKYPNKLIIAEDLQDEEALTKPHFEGGAGFGSQWWAGFVHPVRKAIITMDDTNRDMETVANCVNIPTEQAFRRVIYTESHDEVANGKSRVAEEIKPGEADSFYSKKRSTLGAGLVFTAAGIPMMFQGQEFLEDRYFSDTEPLQWVKQDVFTGITQLYRDLITLRLNRFGHSKGLTGSNTQIIHLNNEGKVIAYQRWETGEPGDTVMVVANFSSEHHIGYTIGMPNLGLWKVRFNSDWEGYDRDFTNQNLPSVEGQEGETDGMPCYGLFDLPAYTMLVLSQDS, encoded by the coding sequence ATGAAAACAGCAGAAAAACTAGCGGGGATGGGAGCCATCCCTACTTCAGAAGGAGTGGCTTTCCGGGTATGGGCTCCTAACGCCCAGGCGGTACGAGTAACTGGCATTTTTTGCGACTGGAATCAGGAAGGCCCATCATTAGAAGCCGAAGAAAATGGCTACTGGTACGCATTTGTCCCGAAAGCTAGCGTAGGTGATGAGTATAAATTTCTAATTCAATCCCCTCAAGATGATTGGCTGTATCGTAATGATCCCTACGCTCGTCAGCTTACTAACTCAGATGGTAATAGCATTATTTATGATTCCAGTCGGTTCAATTGGCAAGATGACTCTTTTGAACTTCCGCCCTGGAACCAGTGCATCATTTACGAGATGCACATTGGCACTTTCCACGTTACAGAAGAAGGGCAACCGGGCACCTTTGCTTCGGCAATAGAAAAATTACCTTATCTGAAAGATTTGGGAGTAAATGTAATCGAACTGATGCCCACGGCTGAGTTCCCCGGCGATTATTCCTGGGGCTACAATCCGGCTTACCCGTTTGCAGTAGAAGAAGCTTACGGTGGACCTAACGCACTAAAGGAACTGGTGAGAGCAGCCCACGAACATGGCATTGGTGTCATCTTAGACGTGGTGTACAATCATTTTGGCCCTACCGATATTGATCTATGGCGCTTTGATGGCTGGTCAGAGAATGACGGTGGAGGTATCTATTTTTATAATGACAATCGGGCGGATACGCCCTGGGGCAGCACTCGCCCTGACTACGGACGCGCCGAAGTACGCAACTATCTGCGCGATAACGCACTTATGTGGCTTGAAGATTTTAGGATGGATGGCCTACGGTTAGACGGAACCATGTTTATGCGTAGCCAAGACGGCGGATACAGCCACGTAGCCGATTTGGATATTCCTGAGGCTTGGGACTTCTTTCGGGATTTGAACAACGAAATAAGTACTAAGTATCCTAACAAACTAATTATCGCCGAAGACTTGCAGGATGAAGAAGCACTAACCAAACCTCATTTTGAAGGTGGGGCGGGGTTTGGCAGCCAATGGTGGGCTGGCTTTGTTCATCCTGTTCGCAAAGCGATCATCACGATGGATGATACCAACCGGGATATGGAAACAGTAGCTAACTGCGTAAATATTCCTACTGAACAGGCCTTCCGGCGGGTAATCTATACTGAGTCACACGATGAAGTAGCCAACGGTAAATCCCGGGTTGCCGAAGAGATTAAGCCGGGTGAGGCAGATAGCTTTTATTCTAAAAAACGCTCGACGCTAGGAGCCGGACTAGTCTTTACTGCTGCCGGAATTCCTATGATGTTTCAGGGGCAGGAGTTTCTGGAAGATCGCTACTTTAGCGATACCGAACCGTTGCAATGGGTAAAGCAAGATGTGTTTACCGGTATCACGCAGCTTTACCGCGACTTGATTACTCTCCGACTTAACCGCTTTGGTCATTCTAAAGGCTTAACCGGATCGAATACTCAGATTATCCACCTGAATAATGAAGGTAAGGTAATAGCTTACCAACGATGGGAAACAGGTGAGCCGGGCGACACGGTAATGGTTGTAGCCAATTTTTCCTCCGAGCATCATATTGGTTATACTATCGGAATGCCTAACTTGGGGTTATGGAAGGTGCGCTTTAACAGCGATTGGGAAGGGTACGATCGTGATTTTACCAATCAAAACTTGCCCTCGGTAGAAGGACAGGAGGGTGAGACCGACGGAATGCCCTGCTACGGATTGTTTGATCTACCGGCCTACACTATGTTGGTATTATCGCAGGATAGTTGA
- the treS gene encoding maltose alpha-D-glucosyltransferase: MADNLTKLDDELHWYKDAIIYELHIKAFRDSNGDGIGDFGGLLEKLDYLQDLGVTAIWVLPFYPSPLRDDGYDIKDYYSINPSYGKLKDFKKFLKEAHKRGLKVITELVINHTSDQHPWFQRARRAKPGSPERDYYVWSDNSEKYSEVRIIFQDFEASNWTWDPVANAYYWHRFYSHQPDLNFDNSLVQEEVFNVLDYWIDLGVDGFRLDAVPYLFEREGTNCENLPITHDFLKKLRKHVDNKKPGTLLLAEANMWPEDSASYFGDGDECHMNYHFPIMPRMFMALRMEDRYPITDILDQTPEIPETCQWGIFLRNHDELTLEMVTDEERDYMYKVYTKDPLAKINLGIRHRLAPLLDNDRRKIELMNHLLFSLPGSPVIYYGDEIGMGDNFYLGDRDGVRTPMQWSADRNAGFSLANPQQLYLPVILDPEYQYEAVNVELQQRNPNSILWWMKRHISMRKNYKAFGRGDINFLPAENAKVLAFTRTYEDQTILVLVNLSRFSQAVELDLAEYQNYIPKEVFSKNRFPSIKEYPYLFTLSPYGYNWFLLEPPEEILEEHNESSPTTILKANDWKDLQKPKYRTALEDFLPTYLMQCRWFGGKARTIQGVSIVYQLPVNSASPSVLILIIEVSYNEGLDEYYQLPISFVEEGLSEAIRAQSSQGIIGLATIGERDGYLYDAVYNESFRDTLFSLMVKGKKAKENGAELSLKAEPSVVKWFKKEKPEISSKVLNAEQSNTSIIYSQRYFLKLYRKIDYIINPDLEITRFLTEKAKFENVPQYAGSIAVIDDKKDPLVLAMMQEMIPNQGDAWVYMKDVISRYFERVSIDYKTQKVPTLRGSLTKPVTFEKLPEDLKTLLSGIPAERASLLGTRTAEMHIALASHPDEPNFDAENFSLHYQRSLYSSLQSLVRSAFQSLDKKLSVLPDMMQDEAKTVKGMRKDILKCMQRIYQRKITSTKIRPHGDYHLGQVLFTGKDFVIIDFEGEPARTFSERRLKRSPLRDVAGMVRSFHYAAYSGLFENEAFKRGDADYLESWAELWYHYMSGFYIHAYIEKAQGHNFLPDNQQDFDTLIQTFLLEKAVYELNYELNNRPNWTIIPMRGIQYVMQKCNEDE; encoded by the coding sequence ATGGCTGATAACTTAACCAAACTAGATGATGAGTTGCATTGGTATAAAGATGCAATTATTTATGAACTGCATATTAAGGCATTTCGGGACAGCAATGGCGATGGGATTGGCGATTTTGGTGGGTTATTAGAAAAGCTGGATTATCTTCAGGACTTGGGCGTTACGGCCATTTGGGTGCTACCTTTTTATCCATCTCCCTTGCGCGATGATGGCTACGATATTAAAGACTACTACTCCATCAATCCCTCTTACGGTAAGCTGAAAGACTTTAAAAAGTTCTTGAAGGAAGCACATAAGCGGGGATTGAAAGTGATTACCGAGCTGGTCATCAATCACACCTCCGATCAGCACCCTTGGTTTCAGCGGGCCCGGCGAGCTAAGCCCGGTTCTCCCGAGCGAGACTACTACGTATGGAGCGATAATTCTGAAAAATACTCCGAAGTACGAATTATCTTTCAAGATTTTGAAGCCTCCAACTGGACGTGGGACCCTGTGGCTAACGCCTACTACTGGCATCGGTTCTATTCCCACCAGCCTGATTTAAACTTTGATAATTCGCTGGTGCAAGAAGAAGTATTCAACGTGCTAGACTACTGGATTGATCTGGGAGTAGATGGATTCCGGCTGGATGCTGTGCCTTATTTGTTTGAGCGGGAAGGTACTAATTGCGAGAACCTTCCCATTACCCACGACTTTTTAAAGAAACTGCGAAAGCACGTAGATAATAAAAAACCAGGAACACTGCTGCTGGCTGAGGCCAATATGTGGCCGGAAGATTCAGCTTCCTACTTCGGAGATGGCGATGAGTGCCATATGAACTATCACTTCCCGATTATGCCGCGGATGTTCATGGCTCTGCGAATGGAAGATCGCTACCCCATTACCGACATTCTCGATCAAACCCCCGAAATACCCGAAACCTGCCAGTGGGGTATTTTCTTGCGTAACCACGATGAGCTGACCCTGGAGATGGTGACTGATGAAGAGCGGGACTATATGTACAAAGTGTACACCAAAGACCCGCTGGCGAAAATCAATTTAGGCATTCGCCATCGGCTGGCTCCGCTGCTGGACAACGACCGCCGCAAGATTGAACTCATGAATCATCTGCTGTTTTCGCTACCTGGCTCTCCAGTTATTTACTACGGCGATGAAATTGGGATGGGTGATAATTTTTATTTGGGTGATCGGGATGGAGTGCGTACTCCTATGCAGTGGAGTGCCGACCGCAACGCTGGTTTCTCACTAGCTAATCCCCAACAACTGTATTTACCGGTGATCCTCGATCCAGAATATCAGTATGAGGCTGTGAACGTGGAGCTTCAGCAGCGCAACCCAAACTCCATACTGTGGTGGATGAAGCGACACATCAGTATGCGAAAAAATTATAAGGCATTTGGGCGGGGCGATATTAATTTCCTTCCGGCCGAAAATGCCAAAGTGCTGGCCTTTACCCGCACTTACGAAGATCAGACCATTTTGGTGCTGGTGAATCTATCACGTTTTTCGCAGGCTGTAGAATTAGATTTGGCGGAGTACCAAAACTATATACCCAAAGAGGTTTTTAGCAAGAACCGATTTCCTTCTATCAAGGAGTACCCTTACTTATTCACGCTTTCTCCCTACGGATACAATTGGTTTTTGCTAGAGCCACCGGAAGAGATTCTAGAAGAGCACAACGAGTCTTCACCTACAACCATTTTGAAGGCTAATGATTGGAAAGATTTACAGAAACCTAAGTACCGAACGGCACTGGAAGATTTTCTTCCCACGTACCTAATGCAGTGCCGTTGGTTTGGAGGAAAAGCCCGTACTATACAAGGAGTCAGTATTGTCTACCAGCTTCCGGTCAACTCCGCTTCACCGAGTGTGCTAATACTTATTATTGAGGTAAGCTACAACGAAGGGCTGGATGAATACTACCAACTTCCCATCTCTTTTGTAGAAGAAGGGCTGAGTGAAGCCATCCGAGCGCAATCTTCGCAAGGAATTATTGGGCTGGCCACTATTGGTGAGAGAGATGGTTACCTCTACGATGCGGTATACAATGAAAGCTTCCGAGACACATTGTTTAGCCTAATGGTGAAAGGTAAAAAAGCGAAGGAAAATGGTGCCGAACTATCATTAAAAGCGGAGCCCTCGGTAGTAAAGTGGTTCAAAAAAGAGAAACCAGAGATCAGTTCTAAAGTACTGAACGCTGAACAGAGCAACACGTCTATTATTTATTCTCAACGCTACTTCCTGAAGCTGTACCGTAAAATAGATTACATTATTAATCCCGATCTGGAGATTACCCGCTTTTTAACTGAGAAGGCAAAATTCGAAAATGTACCGCAGTACGCAGGCAGTATTGCGGTGATCGACGATAAAAAAGACCCACTCGTGCTGGCGATGATGCAGGAAATGATTCCAAATCAGGGCGATGCTTGGGTGTATATGAAAGACGTGATTAGTCGCTACTTTGAGCGGGTGAGCATTGACTACAAAACGCAGAAAGTGCCGACGCTAAGAGGATCGCTGACTAAACCAGTTACGTTTGAGAAGCTTCCCGAAGATTTAAAAACCCTGCTTAGCGGCATACCGGCGGAGCGGGCTTCACTACTGGGCACCAGAACGGCCGAGATGCACATTGCCCTGGCCTCTCACCCCGATGAACCCAACTTTGATGCTGAGAATTTCTCCCTGCACTACCAACGATCGCTCTATTCCTCGCTACAATCGCTGGTGCGGTCTGCATTTCAAAGCCTGGATAAAAAGTTGAGCGTACTGCCGGACATGATGCAAGACGAGGCAAAAACAGTAAAAGGAATGCGTAAAGACATACTAAAATGTATGCAACGTATTTACCAGCGTAAGATAACCTCGACCAAAATCCGACCCCACGGTGATTATCATCTGGGTCAAGTACTGTTTACGGGAAAAGATTTTGTGATTATTGATTTTGAAGGAGAACCCGCCCGTACCTTTAGTGAGCGACGACTGAAACGCTCGCCCTTGCGCGACGTAGCCGGAATGGTTCGCTCGTTTCACTACGCAGCCTACAGTGGCTTGTTTGAAAATGAAGCCTTCAAGCGTGGTGATGCTGATTACCTAGAAAGCTGGGCGGAGTTGTGGTATCACTACATGAGTGGTTTTTACATCCACGCCTACATTGAAAAAGCCCAGGGGCACAACTTTTTGCCCGACAATCAGCAAGATTTTGACACGCTGATTCAAACTTTCCTGCTGGAAAAAGCCGTTTATGAACTTAATTACGAACTCAATAACCGCCCGAACTGGACTATTATTCCCATGCGGGGTATTCAGTACGTAATGCAAAAATGTAATGAAGATGAATGA